Within Topomyia yanbarensis strain Yona2022 chromosome 2, ASM3024719v1, whole genome shotgun sequence, the genomic segment CATATAAAAACTTGTGAAACTTCTTCACAGTGCAGACCAATGCTAAAGCCTCTAAATGAAGTATTGGATACTTCATTTGAGCTTTATTCAAAGAGAAAGAAGTAAAGGGGATAGGTTTTTCTACACCCTTTACCTCATGTGCAATCACTCCTCCTAGACCATAACCTGAAGCGTCCTAAACAACTACTATTGGTTTCATAGGGTCGTAAAACTCGAGAATATTAGCATTAAGTAGCTCATTTTTACACCTAACGAAAGCCTTGTTACTATTCTCATCCCACACGAACTTCACGTCCTTCTTCAAAAGCCTATACAAACAACTAATCTTCGAAGACAAGTGGGGAACAAACTTTCCATAATAATTTACGAGCCCTAAAAACGACTTCAACTCCGTCACATTCCTTGGTACTGTAGCCTCTCTAATTGTAGCTAGTTTATCAGCACAAGGAAGCAACCCATTGTCCGAAATAATATGGCCTAGATAAGGTAAAGATGACACGAAGAACTTACATTTACTCCAATTCACCTTAATGTTTGCCTGAGCTAACCTATCTAAAACGGCCGAAACTTTCTTAGGACAGTCGTCTAAATCCTTTCCAGCTATGAGTACATCATCCAAATAGCAGCGTATATGTTTCAATCCAGCCAGCACCTGGTTCATCACCTGTTGAAAAATCGCCGCACTCGATGAAGCTCCTTGAGGCAACCTGTTGTAAGTGTAAAGTCCCTTGATCGTGTTGATAACCACAAACTTCCTGGATTTTTCTGACAGCATAAGTTGAGTATACGCTCCTTCTAAATCAAGGGCACAGAAAACTTTACAACCCGCTAAATCTGCGAAAATATCCTGCGCTAAAGGTAAAGGATAGCTGTTGGGAATAATTAATTTATTGATGGACACCTTACAATCTATTACCAACCTAATCTCACCATCCTTTTTGGGAACAACGACGACTGGAGAAGCCCACTCACTTGTTTTAATAGGAGTAATAACATTTtccttttccaattttcctAAATACTCAATAACATTCTCCCTAAGTCTGAATGGAACTTCATACGCTCGTTCAAAAATAGGAGTATTGTCCTTCAACACAAGATCCGCCTCAAAACCAATGATTGGCGAGGTAAGATCCTTTGAAAATACTTGAGAATACTTTTGCTTTATTTCCAGCAAAAAATTCTCAGCTAGATTTGGTAAATGTAAATTGTTCATCTGAGAAATCCCTGTAAAATATTCTTTCCAATCCGGGTAGAATACGTCAAGCCATCTACGTCCCATTAATGGCACAAAGTCATAATTACACTCCAATACAAACAATGGCAATTCAAGTTCAATGGTCCTAAAACGAACCATAACGTCAAGTTTTCCTAATATATTTAGCTTCGAACCATTCACCACCACCAATTCCCTGTTAATTTTCTGTAATGGCAAGTCAaacaatttctcatataaaatagAACAATAACAGAAACAGTCGAACCGCAGTCAACCTCCATTTTAACCAGCTTGTCTTGAACAAGTAACTTCAAAAAGCATGGTTCGCTTATTTTAGTCATGGACGACACTTTCATACATAAAAAATCACCTGAATCGCTATCGCTCTCAGGACTGTCCAAATCAGCTCGCAAACGGTTGAAAAGTTCGCCGATTTTCTCATCGCCAAAACTCAAATCTTTTTTCTTGTCTTGTCGCACTTTTTATCCGCATACCGTCCTGCTCGTCGAAACTCACCACTCCTGCTTCGCCCTTGCCGTTTATAAACAGCACTGCGACTACGACTCCTGCTCTTGTCACGGCTGACCTTTCTGTTGAACGTTTCTTTTCGACCCAAACGTTGCTTTACCGAAGCTACTTGGCCGCCTTGTCGATCGCCGATCATTCGAGCCCGTGACCCAGCCAACTCCCAGTTCACAATAAATCTTTCAACCGTTGCCAAACTAGGGTTTTCCTCATTCA encodes:
- the LOC131679904 gene encoding uncharacterized protein LOC131679904; this encodes MAEGSNGKANVLIGTIELYVVGTSFTNYSERLEYLFQVNGIDDPGKQKALFATLSGPAVYEELKLLYPSKDDLKNVGYGDISQKLHERFDKVDSDLIQRYKFYNRVQGPNEKAEDFVLAVKLQAEFCAFGEFRETAIRDKLVMGVFDKSLQEKLLNEENPSLATVERFIVNWELAGSRARMIGDRQGGQVASVKQRLGRKETFNRKVSRDKSRSRSRSAVYKRQGRSRSAENFLLEIKQKYSQVFSKDLTSPIIGFEADLVLKDNTPIFERAYEVPFRLRENVIEYLGKLEKENVITPIKTSEWASPVVVVPKKDAQDIFADLAGCKVFCALDLEGAYTQLMLSEKSRKFVVINTIKGLYTYNRLPQGASSSAAIFQQVMNQVLAGLKHIRCYLDDVLIAGKDLDDCPKKVSAVLDRLAQANIKVNWSKFDTKCLQRLASDGATSHKAAVKVVEKDFYVDDLLTGTDSLEEGTNVNDF